The DNA window TCTTTAAAATGTTCTATGGCCTTTATCTTGTTTTCAGAATCCCACATAGGTGATATCTCTCCTGAAAATTTGCCATCTTCTGCATAATATTTTGTTCCGCAGTAGTCATCAGCCTTCCATTTTTCGGCCATTCTAGAAACCAAGAAGTCCGGACTCCCAGATATGAAAATGACCTTATCCCCTCTCTCTTTATGGAATTTAATCATATTTCTGGTATAAGTATACACCCTATTCCCCTTCAGATCCATCACCTGGTCTGATACAAAGTCATTATATTTCAAGGATATCCCCTTTATAGCTTCTACATAAGTATCTGCAAGTCCCATGAGATATTTATCATAATCCCCTGTCCTTTCATCCCACTGCTTAAAACTATTTTTTACCCTGTCCTCATACATCTGAATATTCAAGAGTTCATACTTTATGAGTTTCTTAAAATGCTCGATAAGGAGAGAATTTCTGTATATGGTACCATCAATATCAAAAAATGCTGCTGTCATAGTGTGTCCCCCTCTATAATTCTAGTTAATATATTAGATATGAATAAATATTAAAATTCCTTTAAATTTATAGTGAAAATCTATCATCTATATGTTATCATTAATTAAGCTCCTTTTGGAGAAATATTTTATGATGAGGTGTTT is part of the uncultured Ilyobacter sp. genome and encodes:
- a CDS encoding HAD family hydrolase — encoded protein: MTAAFFDIDGTIYRNSLLIEHFKKLIKYELLNIQMYEDRVKNSFKQWDERTGDYDKYLMGLADTYVEAIKGISLKYNDFVSDQVMDLKGNRVYTYTRNMIKFHKERGDKVIFISGSPDFLVSRMAEKWKADDYCGTKYYAEDGKFSGEISPMWDSENKIKAIEHFKEKYDLNLDECFAYGDTKGDLSMLKIVGNPRAVNPSKELFKEIKSDESLKEKTEIIIERKDIVYRVSADVEVL